The proteins below are encoded in one region of Amycolatopsis acidiphila:
- a CDS encoding LysR family transcriptional regulator, whose translation MDLANVPTVALRVFREVAERGTLTAAAAALGYTQSAVSRQVAGLERAARAELLERRHDGVALTPAGRVVLRHAGFVLDRIDATERELAGLPAQAGTVRLGWFMSAGAVLLPRALAALQRTHPAIEVTTREGTTPVLVRALRAGTLDLAVLGSAPPFRPPDTESPPLKLRTLAERSLRVAVPATHPLARGDSVDVAELRGQRWVATPSAGEEKLMGVWPGLDERPEIAHTARDWLAKLNLVAAGCGLTTIPASLIEAVPAGVQVLTVRGGPQEKRRVVLARLPGPLPEPAAHLAEALRVVAAELGQ comes from the coding sequence ATGGACCTGGCCAATGTCCCGACGGTTGCGCTGCGGGTGTTCCGCGAGGTCGCCGAACGCGGCACGCTGACGGCGGCCGCCGCGGCGCTGGGCTACACGCAGAGCGCGGTGTCACGGCAGGTCGCCGGGCTGGAGCGCGCAGCGCGGGCAGAGCTGCTGGAGCGCAGGCACGACGGCGTCGCGCTGACCCCGGCCGGGCGGGTGGTCCTGCGCCACGCGGGATTCGTGCTCGACCGGATCGACGCGACCGAACGGGAGCTCGCCGGGCTGCCCGCGCAGGCCGGAACCGTACGGCTGGGCTGGTTCATGAGCGCGGGCGCGGTCCTGCTGCCCCGGGCGCTCGCCGCGCTGCAGCGCACGCATCCCGCGATCGAGGTCACCACGCGGGAGGGCACCACGCCCGTACTCGTGCGCGCACTGCGGGCCGGCACGCTCGACCTCGCCGTCCTCGGCTCGGCGCCGCCGTTCCGGCCACCCGACACCGAGTCGCCGCCGCTGAAGCTGCGGACCCTCGCCGAGCGCAGCCTCCGGGTCGCGGTCCCGGCCACCCATCCGCTCGCACGCGGCGACTCGGTGGACGTCGCCGAGCTACGTGGTCAACGGTGGGTCGCCACCCCCTCCGCCGGGGAGGAGAAGCTGATGGGTGTGTGGCCGGGGCTCGACGAGCGGCCCGAGATCGCGCACACGGCGCGCGACTGGCTCGCGAAGCTGAACCTCGTCGCCGCCGGATGCGGGCTGACGACCATCCCCGCGTCCCTCATCGAGGCGGTGCCCGCGGGCGTGCAGGTTCTGACCGTGCGCGGGGGACCGCAGGAGAAGCGCCGCGTCGTCCTGGCGCGGTTGCCGGGCCCGCTTCCCGAACCCGCCGCCCACCTCGCCGAGGCCCTGCGTGTGGTGGCGGCGGAACTCGGTCAGTAG